In Candidatus Pantoea floridensis, the genomic window CTCTGGAAAAAATCGTGGCTGCACGCGGTAAGCAGCTGGAAGCCTGGCAGCCGGACAGCCAGCCACAGCAGCTTCAGCTGCGACTGATCTGGCCGCAATTTTTGCCACTGTTTAGCGAGTTAGCCAGCACCTCTTTACCCGTGCCGCAACGTTTTCAGCTGCAAGCAGAGCAAGGCGTATTGAACACGCAGTTTTGGCTGGAGAGTGACGATGCGGAGTAGCGGCTTGCTGTTACTGCTATGTACCTCTCTGGCGCTGGCACGCGATCCCTTTCAGCCGCTGACCGAGAACCTATGCCAGGCACCGGCCAGTGCACCGGAAGGCTGGCGCCTGCAGGGCATTGTTGGCGTGCCGCCGCACTACGTGGCATGGCTGATTTCACCGCAAGGTAAAAGCCATCGGCTCATTGAGAACCAGCCTTTTCCGCTGCCGCCCTGGCGAGTGCTGCAGCTAACGGCACACACGCTGGTGTTAAGTGCCGTCCAACGCTGTCCACCTCAGCAAATAACATGGGTAATAAAAGGAGGTTTTTATGAAATGGATGATGGTACTGATGTTGCTGTGCCTAAGCGCGCCGCTGCGCGCCAGTGACGATCGCTTAAGTCTGGTATTTGACGATGCGCCGGTTGAGCGCATTTTGCAGGCGCTAGCGGATTATCAGGAGATTAACTTGCTCATTGCGCCGGGCGTTGAGGGCCGGTTATCGCTGCGGTTAGATAACGTTGATTGGCAACGCGCGCTGGCATTAGTGACGCAGATGGCAAAACTCACCGTCGTGCAGGAAGAAGGCGTGCTGCTGGTCTACCCGGAAAGCTGGCAACAGCTGCAGATACAGCAGGCACAGGCCGAGCGTGAAGAGAAACAGCAACAAACCCCGCTGGAGCAGCAAAGCGTGACGCTGCATTACGCCAGCGCCAGCGATATTTACCGCAGCCTGCAGGCTGAGCCCTCGCTGATGACAGCGCGCGGCAGCGTCACCGTGGACAGTCGCACCAATAGTTTGCTGCTGCGCGATACTGCACAAGCGCTACGTGAGACCGAGCGGTGGATAAAAGCGTTGGATTTACCGCTGGAGCAGGTGGAACTTGCCGCGCATATCGTCACCATCAACGAAGAACATCTGCGTGAACTCGGCGTTAACTGGGGCACTTCTCCGGCAGATGTTGTCACTCAGGCGCTAAGAAATCCGCTGTTGGATATTCCATTGGCGGTGGGTAATCCGGCGCTTCGTGCCGGCGTCACGCTTGGTCAGGTTAGTGGTGAACTGTTAAACCTGGAGTTAAGCGCGCTAGAGCAGGAGAACCAAATCGAAATTATCGCCAGCCCGCGGCTATTTACCGCCCATCAACAAACCGCCACGATCAAACAAGGTACGGAAATCCCTTATGAGGTGAAGTCTGGCAACAGCGGGGCAACGGCGATCGAATTTAAAGAGGCGGTGCTGGGCATGGAGGTGACGCCCGTGGTGCTGGGTAACGGTCGAATACAGCTCAAATTAAAACTGAGCCAGAATTTACCCGGGCGCAGCGTGAATATTGGCGATAATCAGGTGCTCAGCATCGATAAGCAGGAGATTGAAACCCAGGTAACCCTGCGTGATGGCGAAACCTTAGCGCTCGGCGGTATTTTCCAGCAGCAGCGTACGCAGAGTGCAAAACGCGTCCCCTGGCTGGGCGAGCTACCGCTACTGGGAAATTTGTTCAGCCATCAGACCGACGAACAGAAAAAAAAGGAGCTGGTTATCTTTATTACCCCCAGACTGGTCAGGGAAGCAGCGCTTTCCGCCGGATAAAGCGGAAAATTCGTTCTGTGAAGCCAACTGCGTTGACGCAGGGCAGGAATTAGCTTACAAGGTTTAGCGATTTTCAAAACGGTGTAACGGAACGCGGCAGAATAACCTTCCGAATGACGTCGGTCACAAGCGATACTGGCGTCAAAAGAAATATCTCCAAAATAATTCGAGTTGCAGGAAGGCGTTAAATGAGTGAATTCACAGTGCTTACCCAGGTAAGTGATTAGGGTGAATGACCCCAGCCAGCGGACCTGTAGCGTGAAATAGGATGGATTAGCGGAGGTGCGTTACCGTCTCGCGAACCACAGACCGGTCCTGTTAAGAGGTCGCCGGGGGCAATTTATTCGGTTGCCAAACGGCCATGAGTGTTGAGATAATTTTCCGTCTGACTCTTGTTAACGCTCATGAGGTCTCAGTTCCTGTCCCGCCAGCTATGCTGAACGCGGGGTATCATCAACGAATTCTTAGTAATACCGATAAAATGGCAGAGAAACGCAATATCTTTCTGGTTGGGCCGATGGGTGCCGGCAAAAGCACTATTGGTCGTCAGTTGGCTCAGCAACTCAATATGGAATTTTTCGATTCCGATCAGGAAATTGAGCGACGCACCGGAGCGGATGTAGGCTGGGTATTTGATGTGGAAGGCGAAGAAGGCTTCCGCGATCGTGAAGAAAAGATCATTAATGAGCTGACCGAGAAGCAGGGCATTGTCCTGGCGACAGGTGGCGGCTCAGTCAAATCCCGCGAGACCCGTAATCGTCTCTCCGCCCGCGGTGTGGTCGTGTACCTTGAAACCACCATCGAAAAGCAGCTTGCTCGTACCCAGCGTGATAAAAAGCGTCCGCTGTTGCAGGTTGAATCACCGCCGCGCGAAGTACTGGAAGCGCTGGCAGGTGAACGTAATCCGCTTTATGAAGAGATCGCTGATGTCACTATTCGCACTGACGATCAGAGTGCAAAAGTGGTGGCCAATCAGATCATCAACATGCTGGAAAAGAACTAATCCAGCGCCCTGAGGGCTCAGCAATAGGTATCGGTCATCATGGAGAAGATCACTGTCTCACTCGGGGATCGCAGTTACCCCATCACCATCGCTGCCGGACTGTTTAACGATCCGGCTTCTTTTTGGCCGCTCAAAGCAGGCGACAATGCCATGCTGGTGACAAACCAGACACTGGCGCCGATCTATCTCGAACCTCTGTCAGCGCTCCTTAGCAATGCCGGCGTAAAGGTAGATCAAGTCATTTTGCCTGATGGTGAGCAGTACAAAACGCTGGCGGTCATGGACGAGGTATTCACCGCGCTGCTTAAAAAGCCGCATGGACGAGATACCACGCTGATTGCACTCGGTGGTGGAGTGATTGGTGACTTAACCGGATTTGCCGCAGCCAGCTATCAGCGTGGCGTGCGCTTTATTCAGGTGCCGACCACGTTGCTGTCTCAGGTTGACTCCTCCGTCGGTGGCAAAACCGCGGTCAACCATCCACTCGGCAAAAACATGATTGGGGCGTTCTATCAGCCCGCCTCTGTCGTGGTGGATACGCATTGTCTGGCCACGCTGCCGCCGCGCGAATTAGCGTCCGGTCTGGCAGAAGTGATCAAATACGGCATTATTCTTGATGGCGAATTCTTCCAATGGCTGGAGCATAATCTTGATGCTCTGCTGGCGTTGGATGAAAAAGCCATGGCGTACTGCATCCGCCGCTGCTGCGAGTTAAAAGCTGAAGTGGTTGCGGCGGATGAGCGTGAAACCGGCGTACGCGCACTGCTTAATCTGGGCCATACTTTTGGACATGCGATTGAAGCACACATGGGCTACGGCAACTGGCTACACGGCGAAGCCGTGTCGGCTGGCATGGTGATGGCTGCGCGCACCGCTGAACGTTTAGGGCAGTTCACCTCTGCCGATACCGATCGCATCATCGCGCTGTTACTGCGTGCCGGTTTGCCGGTGCACGGTCCGGCAAGCATGGCAGCGGAAGATTATCTGCCACACATGATGCGCGATAAAAAAGTGTTGGCTGGCGAGTTGCGTTTGGTGCTGCCTCTCGCTATTGGCCGCTCTGAAGTGCGTGCCGGTGTTGCACATGATATGGTGCTGGCAGCAATTAATGATTGCCAGAAACCCTGATTATTAGAAGTGATGAGTGGTGATGCGGCGTGTGGGAAGCGCGTCGTTTTACGGAGGAGGCTAAATGGATGAGTTCAAACCGGAAGACGAGTTAAAACCTGACGCCAGTGACCGCCGTCCAACGCGGCCACGTAAATCGTCTTCTGCGCCGAAAGTTAAAGTGCCGGTTTCTCGTCAGCATATGATGATGGGCATTGGTATTCTGGTTCTGCTGTTGGTGGTACTGGGTATCGGTTCGGCATTGACCGGTCCGGATGAGAAGAAACCCGCTACGAATAACGCCAATAGCGGCGCAGCACCTTCTGCCAGTGGCAGCGAAAAGAACATCGATCTCTCAGGTTCGACGTCCATGAGCGGTCAGCAAAACGCCACACCTTCTGCTGAAGGCAGCGCACCGCAAAACACGGCGGGAACGGCTGCACCAGCGGGCAATGATTCCCAGTCCATCTCTATGCCATCGGTCTCTTCAACGCCGACTCAGGCTGCACCCGTGGATACTCCAGCAAATCAACAGCGTGTCACCCTCCCGGGCGATCTGAATACGGCGCTGAATAATCAGCAAGGTTCTGTTGATGCCGCAGCCCAAGGTGCACAGGGCAATAGCTCGCTGCCAACGGCACCGGCAACGGTAAGCGGTAATGGTAAAGCGATGACGCCGCCGGTGATGCATGCGGAAACGCCGTCGCGTAACACCAGTAATGGCGCACGTGAGACTCACGCTGCCAGCAACACGCACAAAGCACCGGCCGCGACCAAACCCGCACCGGTAAAAGAGAGCAAGACGCACACTACGCCGGCGCGCAATGCTGCGCCTGCAAGCAGCAGCGCCAGCAAATCGCTGCCGTCGGGCGGCAATTACACGCTGCAGCTGAGCGGTGCGTCGAAAGAAGAGAGCCTGAATGCCTGGGCGAGAAAACAAAACCTGAGCGGTTATCACGTGTATAAAACTACGCGCAACGGTGAACCCTGGTATGTGCTGGTGAGCGGAGCTTACGCTACGCCAGCCGATGCGAAACGCGCGGTGGCATCGCTGCCAGCAGAAGTGCGTGCCGCGAATCCGTGGGTCAAACCGCTTAGCCAGGTGAAAAAAGAAAGTCAGTAATTGATGTGGGGCCGCGCAGGTGCGGCCCCGTTTAAAGCGCAGAGCTGCTGTCGGTTTCACCACAGCCAATCATTAAGATGTAATAACCACGACAGCATGAAAAAAAATCGCGCTTTTCTGAAATGGGCCGGAGGGAAATACCCGCTCCTTGATGACATCCGTCGTCATTTGCCACAAGGTGATTGTTTAATCGAACCCTTTGTCGGCGCTGGTTCAGTATTCCTCAACACCGATTATGACCGCTATCACCTGGCGGACATCAACGGCGATCTCATCAATCTCTATAACATCGTCAAAACGCGTACTGCGGCGTTCATTGAAGACGCGCGCCAGCTTTTCAATGCCGAAGGTAATACGGCGGAAACTTACTACGCGCAGCGCATCGCATTCAATGCCAGCAAAGATGAATATCAGCGCGCCGTGCTGTTCCTCTATCTCAATCGCCACGGATACAATGGTCTTTGCCGTTACAATCTGCGCGGTGAGTTTAATGTGCCTTTTGGCCGCTACCGTAAGCCGTATTTCCCGGAAGCTGAACTGCTGTGGTTTGCCGAACGGGCGCAAAAAGCGACCTTTGTCTGTGAATCGTACGATGTTACTCTGACTAACGCCCCAGCGGGCTCGGTGGTTTATTGTGACCCGCCGTACGCGCCGCTGTCGGCGACAGCGAATTTTACCGCTTACCACACCAACAGTTTTAGCCTGCGTGAGCAGCAACATCTGGCGGAACTGGCCAATAAGCTGGCGCAACAAAACCGCATACCGGTGCTGATTTCTAATCACGATACGGTGCTCACGCGTGAGTGGTACCAGAATGCGGATTTACACGTAGTTAAAGCCCGGCGTTCCATCAGCCGAAGCATAAGTGGTCGCACACAGGTCGACGAACTGCTAGCGCTTTTCCGCTAGCCTGTTTCGTCCGCGACCAAGGCATTACGCCAGCTCCGGCTGGCGCACAAAATTGGGAGAATCGGATGAAACAATTTTTACTGGCCCCTTCAATTCTGTCTGCTGACTTCGCGCGTTTAGGTGAAGACACAGCCAAAGCGCTGGCGGCAGGTGGCGATGTCGTCCATTTCGATGTGATGGATAACCACTACGTTCCCAATCTGACGATGGGGCCGATGGTGCTGAAAGCGCTGCGCGATTACGGTATCACTGCACCTATTGATGTGCATCTGATGGTAAAGCCGGTGGATGCATTGATCCCGGAATTCGCGAAAGCTGGCGCCACCTTCATTACTTTCCATCCGGAAGCCAGCGAGCATGTTGACCGCACGCTGCAGCTGATCAAAGAGCACGGTTGCAAAGCCGGCTTGGTATTTAATCCTGCTACACCGCTCGACTACCTCGACTATGTTATGGATAAGCTGGATATCATTCTGCTGATGTCGGTGAATCCGGGCTTTGGTGGGCAATCCTTTATTCCCGGCACGCTCGACAAACTGCGCGAAGCGCGTCGCCTGATCGATCAAAGCGGCTACAACATTCGCCTGGAAGTGGATGGCGGCGTGAAGATCGACAACATCGGCCAGATTGCTGCCGCCGGTGCCGATATGTTTGTTGCCGGTTCCGCGATCTTTGGTCACCCGGATTACAAAAAAGTGATCGATGAAATGCGTGGCGAACTGGAGAAAGTTAATGGCTCATTTCACTGATATCCGCGCGCTGGCGTTCGATCTCGACGGAACGCTGGTGGATAGCGCACCGGGTTTGGCGCAGGCGATCGATCACGCGCTGGGCGATCTGCAACTGCCGCCGCCGGGTGTGGCGTTAGCATCAACCTGGATTGGCAACGGCGCGGATGTGATGATGACCCGCGCGCTGACCTGGGCGTTGGGTCGCGAACCGCATGCTGAAGAGCAGCGCGATGCGCGTGCGCTGTTCGATAAGTACTATGCCGAAACGGTGGAAGCGGGCAGCACCCTGTTCCCGCGGGTGAAAGAGACGCTGGCGGCGCTGCAGGCAAAAGGCCTGCCGCTGGCCATAGTCACCAACAAACCTACGCCGTTTGTCGCGCCATTGTTGAAGTCGCTCGGCATTGCTGACTACTTTACCCAGATTATTGGCGGCGATGATGTGATTGTGAAAAAGCCGCATCCAGCGGCCATTTTCCTTGTGCTCGGCCATTTTGGCGTGCTTCCCGGACAATTGCTGTTTGTCGGCGATTCGCGCAATGATATTCTCGCAGCCCAGGCGGCAGGCGTACCGAACATCGGTATGACTTTTGGCTACAACTACGGTGAGCCAATTGCGACCAGCCATCCCGATTTAACTCTCGACTCTTTTGACGAACTTTTGCCCGCTATCGGGCTGTGATTATCAGGACATAACATGAGCAAACCCATCGTTTTCAGCGGCGCCCAGCCTTCCGGTGAACTGACCATTGGCAACTATATGGGTGCGCTGCGTCAGTGGGTGCAGATGCAGGATGATTTCCACTGCATTTACTGCATCGTCGATCTGCACGCCATCACCGTCCGCCAGGATCCGGTTGCGCTGCGTAAAGCCACGCTGGATACGCTGGCGTTGTACCTTGCCTGCGGCATCGATCCGGCGAAAAGCACCATCTTCGTTCAGTCGCACGTGCCTGAACATGCGCAGCTGAGTTGGGTACTGAACTGCTACACCTATTTCGGTGAGCTGAGCCGCATGACGCAGTTCAAAGATAAATCAGCGCGCTACTCGGAAAACATCACCGCGGGCCTGTTTGATTATCCGGTGCTGATGGCAGCTGACATTCTGCTGTATCAAACCAATCAGGTGCCGGTGGGCGAAGATCAGAAGCAGCATCTGGAACTGAGCCGCGATATCGCGCAGCGTTTCAATGCGCTGTACGGCGATGTGTTCAAAGTGCCGGAGCCGTTCATTCCGAAATCAGGCGCGCGCGTCATGTCGCTGCTTGAACCGACCAAGAAAATGTCTAAGTCAGACGACAACCGTAATAACGTGATTGGTCTGCTGGAAGACACCACCGCAGTGGTGAAGAAGATCAAGCGCGCGGTAACAGACTCTGCTGAGCCGCCAGTGGTGCGCTACGACGTCAAAGAGAAGGCCGGTGTTTCTAACCTGCTGGATATTCTGGCGGGCGTAACCGGTAAAACCATAGCCGAGCTGGAACAGGAGTTTGAAGGCAAAATGTATGGCCATCTGAAAGGCGCGGTCGCGGATGCCGTTTCAGGCATGCTGACCGACTTGCAGGAGCGCTATCATCGTTTCCGTAACGACGAAGCGCTACTGAATCAGGTGATGCGCGATGGCGCAGCGAAAGCCCGCGCGCATGCGCAGGAAACGCTGAAGAAAGTGTACGAAGCGGTAGGTTTTGTCGCACAACCCTAAGCGGTTGGCCGGCGAGAACGCGACGGCGGATCATCATGATCCGCCGTTTTTATTTGTGCGATGGTCTGGTGGTTCAGAACCAGCGTAATTGAGGCCGCAGCGCCACTACGCGACCGACAATAATCAGCGCTGGACTTTCAAACTGCTGCGCCAACGTCGCCAGCTCTGCCAGCGTTGCGGTTTCCACGCGTTGCTGCGGCGTGGTGCCGTTCTGTACGATCGCCACCGGCATAGCGGCATCCATGCCGTGCTGCAACAGCTGTTGTTGGATTTCCGGCGCTTGCGCCAGCCCCATATAGAACACCAGCGTTTGCTGCTCCGCCGCCAGTTTGCGCCATTCAATCTCGCCATGCTGCTGTAAATGGCCCGTCACGAATCGTACGCTCTGCGCATGGTCGCGATGCGTAAGCGGAATGCCGCTGTAGGCAGCACAGCCCGATGCGGCCGTGATGCCTGGCACCACGCTAAACGGAATATGGTGTTGTGCCAGCAACTGCAGCTCTTCACCACCGCGCCCAAAGATAAAGGGATCGCCGCCTTTAAGGCGTACTACGCGTTTGCCGCTTTGCGCCTGTTCGAGTAAAACCTGGTTGATTTGCGCTTGGGGTACGCAGTGATGACCGGCCTGTTTGCCGACAAAGATGCGCTCAGCATCGCGACGTATCAGATTGAGAATCGGTTCTGAAACCAAGCGGTCATACACCACGACATCGGCCTGCTGAATATGCTGCAAACCTTTCAACGTGAGCAATCCGGCATCACCCGGCCCGGCGCCAACCAGCACTACTTCACCTTGCTGCGACAGCGGGGCATCGAACAAGTTATCGACGATGGCATCAGCACGTGGGCGATCGCCATTCGCCAGGGTTTGTGCCAGACGATCGCTCACGAAGAAGCGTTCCCAGAACGCGCGGCGCTGCGCCATGCTGGCAAAGGTGCGCTTCACACGGCCACGCAACGAACCGGCCAGGGACGCCAGCTCTCCGAGATGCTGTGGCAGCATCGCTTCGAGCTTCTCCCGAAGCAAACGTGCCAGCACCGGCGCGCGGCCGCCGGACGAAACGGCAATCATCAGCGGTGAGCGATCGACAATCGATGGCATGATCGCGCTGGCTTCCTGCGGCGCATCCACCAGATTGCAGAAGATGCGACGCTGCTCGGCTGCGAAAGCCACCTGCTGATTGACCGCATCATCATTGGTGGCGGCAATCACCAGCCAGCACGAGTCCAGCCAGCCATCATCAAACGCGCCGGTTAATAAGGTCACCTTTCCCTGTTGTGCCCACTGCTGAAACGCGGGGGAGAAATCCAGCGCGCCAACGTGCAGATCGGCACCGGCATCCAGCAGCAAACGCGCTTTGCGTTCTGCTACATCTCCCGCTCCTACCAGCAAACAGCGTTTGCCCTGCAGGCGGCAAAACAGCGGAAAGTAGTCCATAGCTCATCCTAAAAAAAGCCCGCACGGGGCGGGCTGAAAATGGTTATACCGCTTTGAGCGGCGTGGCTTGCGCTTCGGCCTGTGGACGCTGCGCCAGCGGGGTGGCATACCAATAACCGAGACCCATCAGCACCATGCCGGAGAACATGTTGCCCAGCGTTACCCACAGCAAATTGTGGCCGATGCCGCTCAAAGTGAGGTCCGCATTATGCTGACCAAACCACGACAGTGCAAAGACCGTCATATTGGCTACGGAGTGCTCATAGCCGGAAGCGATAAACGCCAGTAAACACCACCAGATAGCGATGAACTTCGCCGTGCCTTCGGTGCGTATTGCCATCCAGATCGCCAGGCATACCAGCCAGTTACACAGTGCGCCCTTGAAGAACAGCGCCATGGCTGGCTGCGTGGTTTTCGCCAGCGCGGCGCTATGAATCAGCGAGCCAGCATTGGGGAGCAATGGGCCTGCCGCATAGTAATAGATCAGTGCGACCAGCACGGAGCCGATTAAATTCCCCAGCCAGGTTTGCGGCAGTACACACCACATCTGGCCTTGCTTGATGGTGCCGGCTTTCACGCCAATGGTCAGGAACAGGGTATGACCGGTGAACAGCTCGGAACCGGCGATGATCACCAGCGTCAACGCGATCCCGAAGGTGGCGCCCATCAGCAGCGGACGGTAAGCCGGATCGACCAGATTGCCCAAGGTGAAAATCAGGATGATGGCCAAACCAACGTAAGCACCGGCCATCGCCGAGCCGATCCAGAAGGCCAGCGGGCTGTGCTGCGCGGTACGCACAATGCGTGCCGCATTGGCGGCACATTTATTCAGGGTGTCAGTAAACATAGTGACGTCTCATTAAGTAAAGGAATGCGGTCAGGCACAAATCTCAACCCGGCCTTTGCTGACACGCACCGGATAGCTCGCCACCGAACGTGCTTCGTCTTCCAGGCAGAAGCCATCGCTTAGGCGGAAGCGCTGCTTTTTCAGCGGGCTAGCCACCCACAGCGCTTGCTGGTGCTCAGCAATCAGGCCGCGTGATAACACGCTGGCCTGGGCGAAAGGATCGATATTGCTCAATGCATAGAGCTGTTCATTGTCACGTGGACGGAAGATAGCAATCTGCTGGCCGTTGACCAGCGCACACACACCGGTCGCAGGCAGGATTTGCTTGAGTTCACACACGGAATGCCACTGGCTCATGCGTCAATCTCCTCAATCAGAGTGACCGCAATGCGCTCGTCGGGACGTGCCGGACGATGCTGCTCGCGTTGGTTAATATGCTGCACCAGCGGATCGCGCTGGTCGCTGTTGATAAAGGTGTTGAAGTGAGCCTGCTGCTGAGGATCTTGCACCGTTGCTGTCCATTCGCAGATCACTTCGCCACGCAGACGTGCCAGTTCGCTCTCCAGCTGCGCATTCAGGCCGAGCTTGTCGTCAACAATGACGCTGCGCAGGTAATCGATGCCGCCATCCATGCTTTCCAGCCACAGCGAAGTGCGTTGCAGGCGGTCGCCGGTGCGGATGTAGAACATCATGAAACGATCGAGATAGCTCAGCAGCGTGTCGCGATCGAGATCGGCAGCCAGCAGATCGGCATGACGAGGTTTCATGCCGCCATTACCGCACACATACAGGTTCCAGCCTTTCTCGGTGGCGATGATGCCGACATCTTTACCCTGTGCTTCCGCGCACTCGCGCGTGCAGCCGGAGACGCCAAACTTCATTTTGTGCGGGGTGCGAATACCTTTGTAGCGGTTTTCCAGCTCAATACCGAAGCCAAGGCTGTCGCCAACGCCAAAGCGGCACCAGACGCTGCCCACACAGGTTTTCGCCATGCGCAGCGCTTTGGCATACGCCTGTCCGGTTTCAAAACCGGCCGCGATCAGCTGCGTCCAGATAGCAGGCAGATCGTCACGCTGCGCGCCAAACAGGCCAATACGCTGCGAGCCGGTGATTTTGGTGTAGAGATTGTACTGACGCGCCACGGTGCCAATCGCCATCAACCCTTCCGGGGTAATTTCACCGCCGGCCGAGCGCGGGATCACCGAGTAAGTTCCATCTTTCTGGATATTGCCGAGGAACAGATCGTTGCTGTCCTGCAGCGGTGCCAGCTGCGGCTTCAGCACGTACTCGTTCCAGCAGGAGGCCAGCAGCGAACCCACGGTGGGCTTACACACTTCGCAGCCGTAGCCCTGACCATATTTGACCAGCAGCGCGTCGAACGATGTGATCTCTTCCACGCGAATCAGGTGATACAGCTCCTGACGCGAGTAGGGGAAGTGCTCACACAGATGATTGTTAACGTCGATACCCTGACGGCTCAATTCACCGTTCAGCACCTGCGTAATCAGTGGAATACAGCCGCCGCAGCCGGTACCCGCGCGCGTTTCGGCTTTCAGCGCCGCTACGGTATGGCAACCACCCTGCACGGCTTTGACGATATCGCCTTTACTCACGTCAAAGCAGGAGCAGATTTGCGCGCTATCCGGCAGCGAATCAACGCCCATTACCGGTTTAGCGCCGCTGCTTGCCGGTAGGATCAGCCCTTCCGGATTTTCCGGTAGCGGGATGTTATTCAGCGCCAGCTGCAACAGATT contains:
- the nirC gene encoding nitrite transporter NirC; amino-acid sequence: MFTDTLNKCAANAARIVRTAQHSPLAFWIGSAMAGAYVGLAIILIFTLGNLVDPAYRPLLMGATFGIALTLVIIAGSELFTGHTLFLTIGVKAGTIKQGQMWCVLPQTWLGNLIGSVLVALIYYYAAGPLLPNAGSLIHSAALAKTTQPAMALFFKGALCNWLVCLAIWMAIRTEGTAKFIAIWWCLLAFIASGYEHSVANMTVFALSWFGQHNADLTLSGIGHNLLWVTLGNMFSGMVLMGLGYWYATPLAQRPQAEAQATPLKAV
- the nirD gene encoding nitrite reductase small subunit NirD, with protein sequence MSQWHSVCELKQILPATGVCALVNGQQIAIFRPRDNEQLYALSNIDPFAQASVLSRGLIAEHQQALWVASPLKKQRFRLSDGFCLEDEARSVASYPVRVSKGRVEICA
- the nirB gene encoding nitrite reductase large subunit NirB: MSKHSVVIIGNGMVGHRFIEELIDKDESNQFAITVFCEEPRVAYDRVHLSAYFSHHTAEELSLVREGYYQKHQVNVLLGERAITINRDEKLIHSNTGRAVHYDTLIFATGSYPWIPPIKGAEGSDCFVYRTIEDLNAIEACSRRSKRGAVIGGGLLGLEAAGALKNLGIETHVIEFAPVLMAEQLDPQGGEQLRRKIEQMGVRVHTGKNTQQIVHHATGGKTLEFADGSALDVDFIVFSTGIRPQDKLAKQCGLTLGERGGIAIDDRCQTSDPAIYAIGECAAWQNRIYGLVAPGYKMAQVASDAVVGRDNLFAGADMSAKLKLLGVDVGGIGDAHGRTPGARSYLWLDEQKNIYKRLIVSEDNRTLLGAVLVGDTSDYGNLLQLALNNIPLPENPEGLILPASSGAKPVMGVDSLPDSAQICSCFDVSKGDIVKAVQGGCHTVAALKAETRAGTGCGGCIPLITQVLNGELSRQGIDVNNHLCEHFPYSRQELYHLIRVEEITSFDALLVKYGQGYGCEVCKPTVGSLLASCWNEYVLKPQLAPLQDSNDLFLGNIQKDGTYSVIPRSAGGEITPEGLMAIGTVARQYNLYTKITGSQRIGLFGAQRDDLPAIWTQLIAAGFETGQAYAKALRMAKTCVGSVWCRFGVGDSLGFGIELENRYKGIRTPHKMKFGVSGCTRECAEAQGKDVGIIATEKGWNLYVCGNGGMKPRHADLLAADLDRDTLLSYLDRFMMFYIRTGDRLQRTSLWLESMDGGIDYLRSVIVDDKLGLNAQLESELARLRGEVICEWTATVQDPQQQAHFNTFINSDQRDPLVQHINQREQHRPARPDERIAVTLIEEIDA